TAATTGTGGGGTTTTGTCTCCTTTGAGGACTTCGTGGACACCAGATAACATGGGTCGAAGATTCTACGGCTGTGGCCAATACCAGGTAATTGTTGAAACAAACCTTCCATTGAAATGAAATATGGGTACTTtaaattgcatgatctaaaatcTAACCTTTGTATCTATGTATTTGGGCAAAATTTCAGGGTAGGGAAAGGAAATGTGGATTCTTCAAATGGCATGATCCTCCTATGAATACACGCCAGAATGTGATGATTTCTGGGTTGCTGAAGCAGATtgaagtcttcaagaagaaaaagatCTTCTTAGTTAGGTGTTTTGGGTTGTGTGTTGTAGTCATTGTACTGTTGATCATTGTGATTGCTATCATGGTTATCAAAGCTTGATTGGGGGAACTGTGAGTAAGACTTATGCTGGTAGTTTTAGGAGTTTGGATTGTCTTGTATGTTAAGGCTAGCTTGGCAGCCATTTGTAACTTGGGAACTAGTGATTGAATGCAATGAAAAAAGATTGATTTCGCTATATTGTTGTTTAGTTTATAGAATGTGAATTTGTTGATTTCTAAATCAGTAAATATTCCATTGATTGAATAAGCTATTTATACAAGTGCTAATCTAATGCTAATCTAACATAATCTAAGAGAGACTATTCTAACTGCACTAACAACAAACCTAACAAACTAACAGAATTAGAAACTAGCCTAGAAACTAACATGTAATGGGGAACTGTGAGTACTGCCATTATCAAAGCTTCAAATGGCATGATCACCACTTCAGATTACAGACAATTCCACGAGTATTTGCTTTCCAAAAGGGTCACTTTACTGATTAATGGAAGGTAGAACCCCAACTTTATaagcttttccatacttgttaCAATTTGTATGATCTTGGTTGCTCATTTTAGTATCTTCCAATGTCTATTTCTAAACATCAGTATCTTTCAATGCCTATTTGTAAACATATAGCATAACATACCAGTATCATGATATGTAAATGACAAATTATTTGACACAAAATAACATATAGCATAACAAACCATTGTTATTGGTTCCATAAACATCAAAATGACATAGTCAAGTTACAGACACCTTGGAAGCATTAACATTGTCAACATAACACAAACACAAAATGACATAGTCAAGTTACACCCAACTTGGAACCATTAACATTGTCAACATTACACAAACACAAAATGACATAGTCAAGTTACACCCAACTTGAAAGCATTAACATTGTCAACATAAGACAAACACAAAATAACATTATCCTAGAACAAGCTTCTGCTTCTTATCAGGCCTTCCAGATTGCTGAGATCCACTTGCAACCCGTGGAGCATTACGTGTGATTGAGCTTGTTGTCTGTGAGCATTGTGTTAGAATTGGTGGACCTTGAACTGTGTGATGAGATTGAACTGGTTGTGTAGCTTGAGATTCCTGTGTAACTTGAGGTTGCTTTCCTTGTCTCCTTGTTCTTGGAAGTCTCCATCCAGTCCCATCTTCTACCTCTTATGCAGCTCCAGTAGCATTTCTCTTCTACCTCTCCTTCTAGTAGCAACCCTTGGTTCCTGTGCAACTCCAGTCCCATCTTGTGCAATTCCAGTACCACCATTCTCCCCTTGTGCAGCTCCAGAACCACCATTCCCCTCTTGTGCAGCTCCAGTAGCATTAGCTCTTCTGCCTCTCCTTCTAGTAGCAACCCTTGGTTCCTGTGCAGCTCCAATCCCATCTTGTGCAACTCCACTCCCACTTGCTCTCTGTTCAGGGTGAAGCATCTGTGTATTATcctgaaaaaagaaaacaatcatTGAAGATTTCTACAAATTACAGTATTCATAGGCCAAGCATATATTATTGTTCATTCTTTCACCTTGTTCCCTCCCACTGATATCTCCCTGTCAGCTGCTTGCTTCCCAGTACAAGTCATTTTGTTATGCCCTGGTTGACCACATCTCTTACACTGAATTGTGTTTTGGTACCTCCTCAGCCTGTTTGGGTCTCTGGGCTCATCATTTGTCTTTCTCCTTTGCTTTTTAGGCCTCCCAGGTGCCCTTCTCATGTAAGGTGGATCAAGTGGTGGTGCAAGACTAACAGGCCACAACCTGGGCCCAT
This is a stretch of genomic DNA from Lotus japonicus ecotype B-129 chromosome 1, LjGifu_v1.2. It encodes these proteins:
- the LOC130731737 gene encoding uncharacterized protein LOC130731737; translated protein: MTRVSDSHESSTSTCSDGTVRRTYYCNCGVLSPLRTSWTPDNMGRRFYGCGQYQGRERKCGFFKWHDPPMNTRQNVMISGLLKQIEVFKKKKIFLVRCFGLCVVVIVLLIIVIAIMVIKA